The genomic region ATAGCGTTCATTGCGGCCCGATTATTAACACGTTTTCGGCGCGTACCCGGAGGATGGCGGGTTTTGTGTTCCAGGATAAGCGGAGCGATTTTGTCCCGGAGTTCATCGCTAATCTGCCCTTTACCACCTGCCATGCTTTGTCCTCAGATATGACCGGGATACATTATACGATAACGCCTTTTGGGACAGGCTCTTAGTCACTGACAATTATTTCAAGCATAGAAATGACTGAAGATATCATTGGCAAAATTGCTGAAAAATAGAATAGTACACTTACTATAAAGGGTGAAATTTGCTGGTTCCAGGAATGATCGATAATGCCTGAAATATAAAGTCCATTTTATCTCATCATTAAATTCATGGATTACTGAAAACACAAAAATGCCTGACACGGAAGTCAGGCATTTTTATCAAACAATATAGCTAATGGAACGCTTACTTAAGTCCGTCTTACATAGCGTAAGATAACTGAACCGTAGTTTTGGTGTCAGTTTTATCCTGCGCGGAAGACGGAGGATTCTGGTTCCAGGTCACGTTGTAAGCCAGCTTAAGCGCGAAATGGCTGTTGATTGCCACCTGCAGGCCGGTTTCAGAGTTCACCGTGGTGTCGTCGCTACCCAACACCGATACACCCTGCACAAATTTGGTGTTATCGGTTAACTGCCACTGATAACTTACCGCACCGTAAGCCAGCGCCTGCGTTTCATGACCGCCATCGTGATAATCGTCATAACGTACGCCAGGACCCGCTTCCACACGTAATGAATGTACCGGGCCGCTGAGTAACTGGCGACCGTAACCGACAACCAGAGTGGAGCGCCCATCATAGCCGTTAAAACGATCGCTCAACCAGCTTGCCTGACCAAAAAGGTAATCGGCAGAATTAAGATTGTAGCGGGTACGGGCGCCAATCTGGTAGGTCTCAGAAGCGCGTACGTCATTCGAGGAAGTATTGCTGGCATTTCCCCACAAGCTATAAGCTGTAGAAGGCTGATACCAGGTCATGTTGGTATTGGCAGTCAGTGAGGAACTGGTGGTATTACCTGTTTGTGCCAGATATCCAGCAGCAGCGTTCCCCTCGAAAGTTTTTTTAGCAGTAGAAGGGTCGTCCATGACGGTAAATACGTTGTTGTCCGCCATGGCCTGATGACATAAGGCACCCCCGGAGAGCAAAAGTACAACAGACAGCTTGTTAAACGCTTTCATTAAATGTAACCCGTACGACAGTTTAAAGGCATAAGTCTGAAGCGTTTTGAATGACGATCAATGTTATTTAAGGTAATAATCGTAACATTTTATTAAATAGCAACAATTGATAGACTCACGGCAAAATAACAGCATAACTCAGAGTCATCTGATTAACACAGGAAAGTTCAGGAGTTGTACTAAACACTTGCGCCTGATACTACTACACTTTTGCAAGACCATGTTTCCCGCCAGGGAAGGGGCTGGCCGTTTCCATAAAGTGACGAACTTTTTTCAGCAGTGGCCACATTGAACGGCACTGATCATTCCCGGTTATCGTGTCGTGAAGCGCCTGCCATAACCGTTCAACGCGGTTCACCCACAGCGGGTAAATCACGCTGAACTTCACGGTTCTTGTGGATGATGCCGTTATCAACGATCAGTGTAACTGTTTTTGCACACCGGTAACCTGCCTCCAGGTGCTTAAACAGGCTGATAAACAGCGCCGAACTTTTGCTATTACCGCCAACGTAGCTGACTTTACCTGTGCCACTATGCCGTGCGCCTGCCAGAGAGTATTTTTTTGTTACCACCCGTTTTTGTTGTCCGAGGACCTGCCAGTCTGCACCGATTTTTGGGCTGAGATGGATATCCACCTCATCTTCGTAAAACACAGGATGCTCCCGGCTGCGCTTCACCCGCGCCGTGTTTATTGCCGCCATTTTCTCTTCTTTGTGTGGGGTGCGGACCTGCGCCACACCACACCGCCTGTCGGCAGCCAGCGACGGACTGTCCCGGCATGTAACTGACAGCCGGTTATCTCGTTGATTTTTATTGCCAGAAGCGCAGTGCTCCAGTGTGAACGCTGATAACCAGAATCACCGGGAAAGTGCTTTATCAGTTCACGTAACAATGTGCAGATATGTTCGTAAGGCCAGCGGCGGGAACGCCCGGCGGATAAAGATTTCAGACCTTCAACGCCCGACCGGGTAAACCAGTTAATCCGGCGTCCGGCAGATGAACGGGGCAGCAGAGTGTTCTGGTGGCATCGCTGACACGGTCTCCCCGGTGCAACATCAGCATGGCGATCAGTCTGCGGGCATAATTTTTATCGCGGGTTTTATGGATGGTTTTCTGCATCAGGCGTCGTTCACTGCGGGGCAGTGGTGCGATGACCTGCATCGCTCAGTCCGGTTGGTGATTTGTTTTGGTTTGGCGATTGCTCAGATCGCACAATCCGGGCTGAGTTCCTTCAAAGTGATCGACTATCCGGCGTTGCTATTCAGGCCATAGCGCGTAAAGCAGCTATAGCAATATTGTCAGTTAACATCAGGCCTACTTTCTTGAAACACTTTACCATCCTGACATTGAGTCACTGACTGTGTTCCGCTTTACCCCCTGTGATGATTCATCCGGCCTTTATGGCAGGATGCTGACGTTAATTCATTGAGCATCATGGTGGCCCTGTTTATGCAGACCAGGGGCGTTCTTTTTAGTCTTAACACAGGCGAGAAATAACGCGGAATCCGCGCTTGAGATTTGCGCCACATCCGGTAACTGTTTTTGCCTGTAACAATGGTGCTAATAACGTTTTACGCCCTCTGAGTACTCGCTATTTAACCAGAAATTGCCTGTCAAAAATGATGACCGGAGGATCTTTTGCATTATTCAGGGAGGTGAGTGGCGCAGTGCAGTAATGAACAACGCGGTTGCAGACAACCACAGAGCGGCCATACATTAATATGAGCAAACCCTTTACTTAATGCCTGTCGTAATGTCATGCGGTTAAACTAAGCGGAACAGCTGCTGCCCTTATGCTGCTTTTTATAAAGTGTCATCATGAACAATAATAATGTGTGCCGCTTATTTTAAAATAATTTACTGCCTGGCGGTGTTATAGCCCGCTTGAAGGACTGCATTATATCATAATCATTCCAGATAAAGAGCGATAACCTGATGTTGATGAAGCGTAACAGGCTGAATCAGAAATTTCCTTATCCAGCCTGATGTTTTCTTCAGCGCGGTTATCCAATAAGACCCAGTAATTTAAGAATAAAATAGCCTGCTACGATAATTGCTACTGGCAGAATATAAAGCGGGAAAAATTGCAGAAAAATAGTATGTCCAGGCAGAGCGAGTTTTTCTTCAAGCTGTTCACGCGTGCGCCCTTCCGTTCCTTTCGTTTTTTCCAGAATCAGCTGATCTTCAATCCCTTCTTTAATACGTCTTGACTGCCGCCACATACGGGCAGCGGAGGCCTGTAATGCAAGGCCAACGAAAATTGCAGCGTAGATAATCCAGAAGGTGATATTGCTCTCATGATTAAAATCCGGTACCGGAGAATTGTGCCAGAATCCATTGAGGAAACCAGTATTAAAACGAATCATATCAATCATTACATGTGAGAAATCCTGCATAACCGCATTGATGCTCTCATGCTTTTCACGGCTTTTTTCAAGGAAGCCCATTAGTGAGATCAATGTTGAAATGAGCGCCGGGATAAAGATAATCCAGCCAGTAATACGTTTCAGTATCGCAATCCGGCCAGCCTGCTGATATGTCATGCTTTCTTCCTGTCATCCTGATATGAAGCTATAAGTTTACCCTCAGGAAATAAAATGTGCCTGAAAAAATGGGCCAGCTATTTTCAACAGTACAGCCGGGCAGAAGGTGTGGATATCCATAACATTTGTTATGGTGTCGGTTATTTTTTTGATGGAAACAGCCATGCCCTACTCTCGCACCATTCTTGCCGCACTCTTTGATATGGATGGCCTGCTGATCGATTCAGAACCTTTGTGGGAACAGGCGGAGATGGAAATTCTGGTTCAGTTGAGCGTTGACCTCTCCGGTCGTGATGCGCTGCCTGACACCGTGGGTTTACGCATCGATCAGGTGGTGAGTTTGTGGCACGAGCGCCTTCCCTGGCAAGGCGCGGACCAGCATGAAGTCACGCGCCGTATTATTGTACATACTCAGGAACTGGTAGAGGAAACCCGCCCTTTGCTACCCGACGTTGAACAGGCCCTGCAACGGTGTCAGGCAGAAGGGCTGAAATTTGGTCTGGTATCCGCTCCGCCGATTTCCATGCTGAAACGCGTGCTGACAATGTTTAATCTGCATCACTCTTTCGATGTGCTGACTTCAGCAGAATCACTGCCGTTGTGTAAACCCACCCCCAGGAGCAAACTCGGTGTGGATCCCCTTCGCTGTGTGACGCCCGAAGGCTCATTCAACGGCATGATTGCAAGCAAAGCAGCCCGGATGCGGTCAATCGTGGTTCTGGCGACCCTCGCTGGACGCTGGCAGATGTGCAACTGGCCTCACTTTTTGAACTGACCGCGAGCGATTTACTGGGAAAATGATATGTCAAGCAGCGCTACGCTGTTGGTTTGACAAGGTGTTGTAACGGGAAAATCATTTTTCGTTACAACGTAACCTGTTTATTCTACTGTACAGATCCCCTATACTGGATTAATTTACAGTGAAATAATCAGGTATAATTATGACGGCTGAGGGCCATCTTATTTTTGCGATTGCCAGCGCCATTTTTGCCAGGAAGGCTGAACTTACGCCTGAACTGGCAAACGGCGACTGGTGGCATATTCTGCCCGCCGCGCTGCTAACCTGCCTGTTGCCTGACATCGATCATCCTAAATCATTTCTTGGCCAGCGTTTTAAATGGGTTTCACAACCCATAGCCCGCGTCTTTGGCCACCGCGGGTTTACGCACAGCTTCCTTGCCGTTCTTAGCGGCATGGCATTGCTGCAACTCAAACTCCCCTCGCAGTTGCTGATTCCCCCCGATGCTTTTCAGGGGCTGGTACTGGGCTATCTCAGCCATATCTTCGCCGATATGTTAACTCCCGCTGGCGTCCCTTTTTTATGGCCATGTCGCTGGCGTTTTCGCTTGCCATTGCTTAACAGCCAGAAGGGTAATCAGCTTGAACGCCTGTTCTGTATCGCGCTGGTCATTTATGCCATTTGGCTTCCTGCCGGTATGTCCCCTTTCGCAGAGAAAGGCTGGACGACACAAATATTTAATTCACTCCAGGAAAATCTTGGTCGTTTGTTACACCAGCAAGATGCGGGTTAAACCACCAATAAACAAGCTTTGGTTATAAGACATGCCCTTTGGATATATAGCGACACTTTGCCTGGCTGATACCATTCCCGAACTTAAGCACTGGTTGTGCAATAACAATAGCGTTGATTACGCAACGCAGTGTCATCTTCCGCAGCGACTGGAGACAAGGGATGAACTATCCATTACTGGCCAACCTGACGATATTTGTCGTTTTGTTGGTTATTCTCGCCAGAATTGGCAACACCAGCTGGAGTCTGTCTAAACGGGTATTAACGGGTCTGGTTATTGGCATCGTTTTCGGCCTCGGCCTGCAGGCTATTTATGGTTCGGGTAGCCCGGTGCTGAAAGAATCTGTCACGTGGTTTAACATTGTCGGTAACGGCTATGTTCAGCTACTGCAAATGATTGTCATGCCGTTGGTATTTGCGTCTATTCTCAGCGCGGTCGCTCGTCTGCATAACGCCTCTTCACTGGGCAAAATCAGTACGTTAACTATTGGTGTGCTGTTGTTTACCACCGCGATATCTGCGCTGGTTGGGGTGTTTGTTACCTGGCTGTTCGGCCTGAATGCCAGTGGCCTTGTGCAGGGCCCACAGGAAACGGCCCGCCTGGCCGCTATACAGTCGAACTACATGGGTAAAGTTGCCGATCTGTCACCGCCACAGCTGCTGCTCTCGTTTATCCCTAAAAACCCGTTTGCCGAGCTCACCGGCGCAAATCCTACGTCCATTATTAGCGTGGTAATATTTGCGGCTTTTCTCGGTGTGGCGTCGCTCCATCTGCTCAGAGATGATAAGCCTAAAGGTGAACGCGTGCTGGCAGCCATCGACGTATTGCAGGCCTGGGTAATGAAGCTGGTACGCCTCATTATGAAACTTACGCCCTATGGTGTATTGGCGCTGATGACCAAAGTCGTTGCCAGCTCTAACCTTAACGAAATCATTAAGCTCGGGGGCTTTGTGGTAGCTTCCTATCTGGGAATAGCCATTATGTTTGCCGTGCATGCGTTATTGCTGTCCATCAACGGTGTGAATCCCGCACACTTCTTCCGTAAGATATGGCCGGTTATCACATTTGCATTTACCAGCCGTTCCAGCGCGGCCACCATCCCCCTAAGTGTGGAAGCGCAAACGCGCCGCCTCGGCATTCCCGAATCCATCGCCAGCTTCGCTGCTTCATTTGGCGCCACTATCGGACAAAATGGCTGTGCCGGACTGTATCCTACAATGTTGGCCGTTATGGTCGCACCCAGCGTGGGTATTAATCCCTTCGAGCCGATGTGGATTGCCACGCTGGTTGGCATCGTTACGCTCAGTTCTGCTGGCGTCGCCGGCGTAGGGGGGGGCGCAACATTTGCGGCCCTGATCGTGCTTCCGACTCTTGGCCTGCCAGTCACGCTGGTCGCACTGCTCATTTCAATTGAACCGCTGATTGATATGGGCCGCACCGCACTGAACGTAAACGGTTCTATCACTGCCGGCACGCTGACCAGTCAGTGGCTAAAACAGACGGATACCTCACGTCTGCACAGCGATGCAGAAAACGATGCGACATTAATTCCGCGCTGATTTATACTTTAAGCATTTATTGCATCAAAGGGCGGATATTACCCCGCCCTTTTTACGTCCTGAATTAAA from Erwinia tracheiphila harbors:
- a CDS encoding DUF481 domain-containing protein, whose protein sequence is MKAFNKLSVVLLLSGGALCHQAMADNNVFTVMDDPSTAKKTFEGNAAAGYLAQTGNTTSSSLTANTNMTWYQPSTAYSLWGNASNTSSNDVRASETYQIGARTRYNLNSADYLFGQASWLSDRFNGYDGRSTLVVGYGRQLLSGPVHSLRVEAGPGVRYDDYHDGGHETQALAYGAVSYQWQLTDNTKFVQGVSVLGSDDTTVNSETGLQVAINSHFALKLAYNVTWNQNPPSSAQDKTDTKTTVQLSYAM
- a CDS encoding YniB family protein, yielding MTYQQAGRIAILKRITGWIIFIPALISTLISLMGFLEKSREKHESINAVMQDFSHVMIDMIRFNTGFLNGFWHNSPVPDFNHESNITFWIIYAAIFVGLALQASAARMWRQSRRIKEGIEDQLILEKTKGTEGRTREQLEEKLALPGHTIFLQFFPLYILPVAIIVAGYFILKLLGLIG
- a CDS encoding metal-dependent hydrolase, encoding MTAEGHLIFAIASAIFARKAELTPELANGDWWHILPAALLTCLLPDIDHPKSFLGQRFKWVSQPIARVFGHRGFTHSFLAVLSGMALLQLKLPSQLLIPPDAFQGLVLGYLSHIFADMLTPAGVPFLWPCRWRFRLPLLNSQKGNQLERLFCIALVIYAIWLPAGMSPFAEKGWTTQIFNSLQENLGRLLHQQDAG
- a CDS encoding L-cystine transporter, producing the protein MNYPLLANLTIFVVLLVILARIGNTSWSLSKRVLTGLVIGIVFGLGLQAIYGSGSPVLKESVTWFNIVGNGYVQLLQMIVMPLVFASILSAVARLHNASSLGKISTLTIGVLLFTTAISALVGVFVTWLFGLNASGLVQGPQETARLAAIQSNYMGKVADLSPPQLLLSFIPKNPFAELTGANPTSIISVVIFAAFLGVASLHLLRDDKPKGERVLAAIDVLQAWVMKLVRLIMKLTPYGVLALMTKVVASSNLNEIIKLGGFVVASYLGIAIMFAVHALLLSINGVNPAHFFRKIWPVITFAFTSRSSAATIPLSVEAQTRRLGIPESIASFAASFGATIGQNGCAGLYPTMLAVMVAPSVGINPFEPMWIATLVGIVTLSSAGVAGVGGGATFAALIVLPTLGLPVTLVALLISIEPLIDMGRTALNVNGSITAGTLTSQWLKQTDTSRLHSDAENDATLIPR